One window of Anabaena sphaerica FACHB-251 genomic DNA carries:
- a CDS encoding ABC transporter permease — MSRSKALQYYIVSRLLFAPLQLLTIITIVFLLLRATPGDPADAILGGRAPESAKEELRKQLGLDLPIWLQYLNYLGHILRFDLGTSLTSRGQNVGEIIGQYFPATVELAVCSMLVALIVGILVGTFSASRPGTYFDVGGRLFGIITYALPMFWAGMLLQLIFSVQLGWFPNSNRFPPNLPAPASMTGLYTIDSLLSGNFGQFLTALHHLALPSLTLGILLSGIFERIVRVNLKQTLKADYVEAARARGISENKILVSHALKNALIPVITVLGLTFASLLGGAILTEVTFSWPGLANRLYQAISDRDYPTVQGVLVFFGAIVVSASILIDILNAYVDPRIRY; from the coding sequence ATGTCTCGTTCAAAAGCTTTACAGTATTACATTGTTTCCCGGTTGCTTTTTGCACCACTGCAACTATTAACTATCATCACCATAGTTTTTCTTTTATTGAGAGCAACACCAGGAGATCCAGCGGATGCAATTCTAGGTGGACGTGCGCCAGAAAGTGCGAAAGAAGAGTTAAGAAAACAACTAGGTTTAGATTTACCTATTTGGTTACAATATCTCAATTATTTAGGACATATTTTACGTTTTGATTTGGGAACTTCCCTAACCAGTCGTGGTCAAAATGTTGGAGAAATAATTGGTCAATATTTCCCAGCTACAGTAGAGTTAGCCGTTTGTAGTATGCTGGTAGCTTTAATTGTCGGGATTTTAGTTGGTACTTTTTCTGCTTCTCGTCCAGGAACTTATTTTGATGTAGGTGGGCGTTTATTTGGAATTATTACTTATGCACTCCCCATGTTTTGGGCGGGAATGTTATTACAATTAATTTTCTCAGTTCAACTCGGTTGGTTTCCTAATTCTAACCGTTTTCCCCCTAATCTTCCCGCACCTGCATCTATGACTGGGTTATATACAATTGATAGTTTATTAAGTGGTAATTTCGGTCAATTTCTCACAGCTTTACATCATTTGGCTTTACCTAGTCTGACTTTGGGAATTTTGTTGAGTGGAATTTTTGAGCGTATTGTGCGAGTGAATTTAAAACAAACATTAAAAGCTGATTATGTAGAAGCAGCTAGGGCGCGAGGAATTTCCGAAAATAAGATTTTAGTTTCTCATGCTTTAAAGAATGCCTTAATTCCTGTAATTACCGTGTTAGGTTTAACATTTGCTTCACTGTTAGGAGGGGCAATTTTAACAGAAGTGACGTTTTCCTGGCCTGGGTTAGCAAATAGATTATATCAAGCTATTTCTGATCGGGATTATCCGACAGTGCAGGGGGTATTAGTATTTTTTGGGGCTATTGTTGTGAGTGCGAGTATTTTGATTGATATTCTCAATGCTTATGTAGACCCGAGAATTAGGTATTAG
- a CDS encoding ABC transporter permease, with translation MNWWQRLKKNPLARFGATVLLIFYLAVIGADFIAPYNPYDSQLNGSLLPPTRIYWVSPAGKFIGPHIYPTIQGDTSLETGERKLIADFKKPSPLGLFVSGPEYRLFQLSLPLPPKWDEVTIIPGIPLNLHLFGATGEAKWNILGTDEQGRDQFSRLLYGGRISLFIGIFGIIITYPLGLIIGGISGYFGGVVDSVIMRLAEVLMTFPSIYLLAALSGVLSPQLTSTQRFFLIVVITSVISWAGLARVIRGQVLSIKEREFVQASLAMGGKPIYIILRHVLPQTASYVIISATLTIPSFISAEAVLSLIGLGIQQPDPSWGNMLSLASNASILVLQPWLILPPAILIIFTVLAFNLLGDGLRDALDPRSLQK, from the coding sequence ATGAATTGGTGGCAGAGACTGAAGAAAAATCCTTTGGCTAGATTTGGTGCAACTGTGTTGTTAATATTTTATTTAGCAGTAATTGGGGCTGACTTTATAGCACCTTACAACCCTTATGATTCACAGCTAAATGGTTCACTACTGCCACCAACACGCATTTATTGGGTTTCTCCAGCGGGTAAATTTATAGGACCCCATATTTATCCGACAATTCAAGGAGACACAAGCCTAGAAACAGGGGAAAGGAAATTAATTGCAGACTTCAAAAAGCCTTCACCTTTGGGTTTATTTGTTTCCGGTCCAGAATATCGATTATTTCAACTGAGTTTACCCCTACCTCCTAAATGGGATGAAGTCACCATTATTCCTGGTATTCCTCTAAATCTGCATTTATTCGGCGCAACTGGTGAAGCAAAATGGAATATTCTAGGGACTGATGAACAAGGACGAGATCAATTTAGCCGTCTGCTTTATGGTGGTCGCATCAGTTTATTTATCGGTATTTTTGGCATCATCATTACCTATCCCCTGGGGTTAATAATAGGTGGTATTTCCGGCTATTTCGGGGGTGTGGTTGATAGTGTGATTATGCGTTTAGCAGAAGTGTTAATGACTTTTCCTAGCATTTATTTGTTAGCAGCATTATCAGGAGTTCTAAGCCCCCAATTAACCAGTACACAACGCTTTTTCTTAATTGTTGTGATTACTTCTGTAATTAGTTGGGCAGGTTTAGCCAGAGTTATTCGCGGTCAAGTTCTATCAATTAAAGAGCGGGAATTTGTACAAGCATCATTGGCCATGGGTGGTAAACCAATTTATATTATTCTCCGTCATGTTCTACCCCAAACTGCTAGTTATGTAATTATTTCTGCTACTTTGACAATTCCTAGTTTTATTAGTGCAGAAGCAGTTTTGAGTCTGATTGGTTTAGGTATTCAACAACCTGATCCTTCTTGGGGAAATATGCTTTCTTTAGCTAGTAATGCGTCAATTTTAGTATTACAACCTTGGCTGATTTTACCCCCAGCAATATTAATTATTTTCACAGTTTTAGCGTTTAATTTACTCGGTGATGGGTTACGTGATGCCCTTGATCCCCGCAGTTTACAGAAGTAA
- a CDS encoding Npun_R2479 family HD domain-containing metalloprotein, which translates to MFNTTEIIIDAFVNQLRTGYQRTYGGLKTDYQDIIAWAGNMALENIANSDALYHNVEHSVLVTLVGQEILRGRHIREGRVSSEDWLHVIISLLCHDIGYVKGVCRDDQESECLYATGQNGNMVSLPPGASDASLTPYHVDRAKLFIDERFGGHPLIDSEVIKNNIELTRFPVPSADDHQDTTHFAGLVRAADLIGQLSDPRYLKKITSLFYEFEETGINKALGYKNPGDLRKNYAKFYWNGVYPYIKEGLRYLSLTQQGKQVLANLYSNVFVVEHEKQNEELRYLAEQLNA; encoded by the coding sequence ATGTTCAATACAACTGAAATTATCATTGATGCATTTGTAAATCAGCTGCGAACAGGTTATCAACGTACCTACGGTGGTTTAAAAACTGATTATCAAGACATCATAGCTTGGGCTGGTAACATGGCTTTGGAAAACATTGCCAACAGCGATGCTTTATATCACAATGTTGAACACTCTGTTCTCGTTACCCTCGTGGGACAGGAAATTTTGCGCGGTAGACACATTCGGGAAGGTAGAGTTTCCAGTGAAGACTGGTTGCACGTGATCATCTCCTTGTTGTGTCACGATATTGGCTATGTCAAAGGAGTTTGTCGCGACGACCAAGAATCAGAATGCTTATATGCTACAGGACAAAATGGCAACATGGTGTCTCTTCCTCCTGGTGCTTCTGATGCTAGTCTCACTCCCTATCATGTAGATCGAGCTAAACTATTTATTGATGAGAGATTTGGTGGACATCCTTTAATTGATTCGGAAGTGATTAAGAACAATATTGAATTAACAAGGTTTCCAGTTCCTAGCGCCGATGATCATCAAGATACCACTCACTTTGCCGGCTTAGTACGTGCTGCTGATTTGATTGGGCAATTAAGTGATCCCCGTTACTTGAAAAAAATCACAAGTTTATTTTACGAATTTGAAGAAACCGGAATCAATAAAGCTCTAGGCTATAAAAACCCTGGAGATTTACGCAAGAACTACGCTAAATTTTACTGGAATGGTGTTTATCCTTATATCAAAGAAGGATTACGTTATTTATCTCTCACTCAACAAGGAAAACAAGTTTTAGCTAATCTTTATTCTAATGTGTTTGTTGTTGAGCATGAAAAACAAAATGAGGAATTACGGTATTTAGCTGAACAGTTAAATGCTTAG